From Bacteroidota bacterium, one genomic window encodes:
- a CDS encoding polysaccharide biosynthesis tyrosine autokinase: MENNNFEEMYRMKKTDFKSIFMKIYEIRFIVLISVLVFLFFTVLYNKYATPVFKNTTALLIWDQANNTFMTDNSEPSTGFGLFAQKKIENEIEILKSFSLVNRTVNQLNIGTTYCYDKYLFGSRWFKHFPLKTTREIYNDSPIRVTINTTYSQPVYVKFYVSIISPLTFRIQAIADKAWTYNYFDNKPDETLVSFKLDTLIHFGKELRTKNFCFTVNLQPNKKLSPSNDYYFEFNNLELLTNYLMSNLKIENSTKNSSAVYITLSGGNFNKITDFLNKYAEVYLEQNLAKKNSIANKTVEFIESQISDVSDSLKYSEMRLQNYRTSKNAVNTNFQGEQLYEKINSLESERAKLTVQLRYYNYIKDYFQNNNDVSSLVAPSSMEIQDPILSGLINQLIKLNEDRVGLLNNNKNPKNLYLNNLELQINNLKSTIQENVNNNINASMMALNDLDTRISRQTGAIQHLPKTERVLFGMERNFKLNDAIYTMLLQKRAEAQIARASNSPDYEIIDSARTVNSLPIAPRKRLNYMIAMLLGFLLPSIYVLIREAFNTKITDRKDLEQLSNLPVLGHIYHNNKKTAMVITDYPRSSISESFRIVRTNLQIFLQEKPKQIITITSSSRGEGKTFVSINIALAFAAFGKKTVLVGFDLRRPSIFQDLGLQNEVGVSSYLTDKSTLNEIIQKTRAENLDFIAAGPIPPNPVEVIASGKTNEFIQILKKQYDLIVIDSAPIGVIADTFLLMNYADMNIFLVRQNYTLREALVSTLNNLKINNYNNLSLVLNDVSVKDHHSYQYGYDSRYYIE, encoded by the coding sequence TTGGACTTTTTGCACAAAAAAAAATCGAAAATGAAATTGAAATTCTAAAGTCATTTAGCCTGGTGAATCGTACGGTGAATCAGCTGAATATCGGAACAACCTATTGTTATGATAAATATTTGTTCGGCAGCAGGTGGTTTAAGCATTTCCCCCTGAAAACCACCCGCGAAATTTATAATGATAGCCCCATAAGGGTGACTATAAATACTACTTATTCCCAACCTGTCTATGTGAAGTTTTATGTCTCCATTATCAGTCCGCTTACCTTCCGTATTCAGGCTATTGCTGATAAAGCCTGGACATACAATTATTTTGACAATAAACCTGATGAAACGCTGGTCAGTTTTAAACTGGATACACTCATACATTTTGGAAAGGAATTGAGGACTAAAAATTTTTGTTTTACCGTAAACCTGCAACCCAATAAAAAGTTATCTCCCAGTAATGATTATTATTTTGAATTCAATAACCTTGAACTACTTACGAATTATTTAATGTCGAACTTAAAAATTGAAAATTCCACCAAAAATTCTTCGGCGGTTTACATTACTTTGAGCGGGGGCAATTTCAATAAAATCACAGACTTTTTAAATAAATATGCTGAAGTATATCTGGAACAAAATCTGGCTAAAAAGAATAGCATTGCTAATAAGACTGTTGAATTTATTGAAAGTCAGATATCAGATGTTTCCGATTCGCTCAAGTATTCAGAAATGCGCTTACAAAATTACCGGACTTCTAAAAATGCGGTGAATACAAATTTTCAGGGCGAACAGCTATATGAAAAAATTAATTCATTGGAATCTGAAAGGGCTAAGTTGACTGTACAGCTAAGATATTATAACTACATAAAGGATTATTTTCAAAATAATAATGATGTCTCAAGCCTCGTGGCTCCTTCCTCAATGGAAATTCAGGATCCCATTCTGAGTGGTTTAATCAATCAGTTAATTAAATTAAACGAAGACAGGGTAGGTTTACTGAACAACAATAAGAATCCGAAGAATCTTTATTTGAATAATCTGGAACTGCAGATCAATAATCTTAAAAGCACTATCCAGGAAAATGTGAACAACAATATTAATGCCTCCATGATGGCACTAAATGACCTGGATACGCGTATTTCAAGACAAACTGGTGCAATTCAGCATCTACCCAAAACAGAAAGGGTACTTTTTGGAATGGAAAGGAATTTTAAATTAAATGATGCCATTTATACCATGTTGTTGCAGAAAAGGGCGGAAGCCCAGATTGCAAGGGCGTCAAACTCTCCTGATTATGAGATTATTGATTCGGCAAGGACTGTAAATTCTCTTCCTATAGCTCCCAGAAAACGGTTGAATTACATGATAGCCATGCTGTTAGGGTTTTTGCTTCCTTCAATTTATGTTTTGATCAGGGAGGCCTTTAATACGAAAATTACTGACAGAAAAGATCTGGAACAGCTTTCCAATCTGCCTGTTTTGGGGCATATTTATCATAATAATAAGAAGACCGCAATGGTCATCACTGATTATCCGAGGTCGTCCATATCTGAATCATTCAGGATTGTGAGGACAAACCTGCAGATTTTCCTGCAGGAGAAGCCCAAACAGATCATAACCATTACTTCTTCATCGCGAGGGGAGGGGAAAACATTTGTATCTATCAATATTGCCTTGGCTTTTGCTGCTTTTGGAAAAAAGACAGTACTGGTTGGTTTTGATTTAAGGCGGCCCTCAATTTTTCAGGACCTGGGATTGCAAAATGAGGTGGGCGTAAGTTCTTATCTGACGGATAAATCTACTTTAAATGAAATTATTCAAAAAACAAGGGCTGAAAATCTGGATTTTATTGCTGCCGGGCCTATTCCTCCCAATCCCGTTGAAGTTATTGCATCCGGTAAAACCAATGAATTTATTCAAATCCTTAAAAAACAATATGATTTAATTGTCATAGATTCAGCACCTATAGGGGTGATTGCAGATACCTTTTTGTTGATGAATTATGCAGATATGAATATTTTCCTGGTCAGGCAAAATTATACCCTGAGAGAAGCCCTGGTTTCTACATTAAATAACCTGAAAATCAATAATTATAATAACTTGTCGCTTGTACTCAATGACGTGTCCGTAAAAGACCATCATTCATACCAGTATGGTTATGATTCAAGGTATTACATTGAATAA
- a CDS encoding DUF1987 domain-containing protein, translating to MEALEIESTKKTPEAKLRDGLISLKGVSIPENPKKIYSPILKWLKDYAVSPAIITVIDLDFEYLDTASSKWIINILKEIYPIFKSNNEVVVNWYFEVGDDDMYDLGEYIQSNLGIPFTFIEKKENISTSL from the coding sequence ATGGAAGCATTGGAAATCGAGAGTACCAAAAAAACTCCTGAAGCGAAACTAAGGGATGGGCTCATTTCATTAAAGGGAGTTTCTATACCTGAAAACCCAAAAAAAATATACAGTCCCATACTGAAATGGTTAAAAGATTATGCTGTATCGCCAGCCATTATCACTGTTATTGATTTGGATTTTGAGTATCTGGATACTGCATCCTCTAAATGGATCATCAATATACTCAAGGAAATCTATCCCATATTTAAAAGCAATAACGAAGTAGTAGTCAACTGGTACTTTGAAGTTGGAGATGACGATATGTATGACTTGGGCGAATACATTCAGTCGAACCTGGGTATTCCTTTCACTTTTATCGAAAAAAAAGAAAATATTTCAACTTCACTTTGA
- a CDS encoding BNR-4 repeat-containing protein, with the protein MKNHFSILYLIFVCGLATTSLAQSVNTGHAKTIVPQSLNNTKIDGYRGIWFELGQKYPHGDKYSGGLGTYTADHFPVAIYAEQVNKTFFVFGGTTREDQRHLLCMIGCFDHRTKRVEKPTVVYDKQGVNDPHDNPALLIDPKGYIWVFVSGRAKKRMGFKFRSVKPYSIDAFEQITSEEMTYPQPWQLDNGMILHLFTKYTGVRELYFETSTDGGYTWSDDQKLAGMKDPGEKYSGQYQVSQKNGNVVGTFFNHHPNGDVDKRTNLYYLQTADGGKTWTNAEGTKMEIPLKEVENPARVINYQKQGLNVYLCDMNFDRQGNPVCLYVTSKGHQPGPENAPYLWHVTHWNGNSWETSIVGSSDHNYDMGSLYIQDHKWLVVGPLVNGPQLWGGGGEVAFYESTDQGKNWVKTRQLTSNSQLNHNYIRRPQNVRDPFFFFWADGNPDKFSISHLYFGDSSGNVYQLPYNMKGKTAKPVHVVSKN; encoded by the coding sequence ATGAAAAATCATTTCTCGATTTTGTATTTAATATTCGTATGCGGATTGGCAACAACAAGTTTAGCTCAATCCGTAAATACTGGGCATGCCAAAACAATTGTCCCTCAATCGCTTAATAACACCAAGATAGATGGGTACCGGGGTATATGGTTCGAACTGGGACAGAAATATCCTCATGGAGACAAGTATTCAGGTGGTTTAGGCACTTATACTGCCGATCATTTCCCGGTAGCCATTTATGCGGAACAGGTAAATAAAACCTTTTTTGTATTTGGCGGCACTACCCGTGAGGATCAAAGACATCTTCTTTGTATGATAGGGTGTTTCGATCACCGGACAAAAAGGGTAGAAAAACCCACTGTAGTTTATGACAAACAGGGGGTAAACGATCCACATGATAATCCCGCGCTGCTAATCGACCCCAAAGGCTACATCTGGGTTTTTGTCAGTGGTCGTGCCAAAAAAAGAATGGGCTTTAAATTCCGCAGTGTTAAACCATATTCCATTGATGCTTTTGAACAAATTACCAGTGAAGAAATGACTTATCCCCAGCCCTGGCAATTAGACAACGGGATGATCTTACATTTATTCACAAAATATACGGGAGTGCGCGAATTATATTTTGAAACCAGCACAGATGGCGGTTATACCTGGAGCGATGATCAAAAACTTGCCGGAATGAAGGACCCTGGTGAAAAATATAGCGGCCAATATCAGGTTAGCCAGAAAAATGGTAATGTAGTAGGGACATTTTTCAATCACCATCCCAATGGAGATGTTGATAAACGTACAAACCTTTATTATTTGCAAACAGCAGACGGAGGCAAAACATGGACTAACGCTGAAGGTACTAAGATGGAAATCCCTTTGAAAGAAGTTGAAAATCCGGCAAGAGTTATTAACTATCAGAAACAGGGATTAAATGTTTATCTCTGTGATATGAATTTTGACCGTCAAGGTAACCCTGTTTGCCTTTATGTGACCAGTAAAGGACATCAACCCGGTCCTGAAAATGCTCCCTATTTATGGCACGTAACCCATTGGAATGGTAATTCCTGGGAAACATCTATAGTTGGCAGCTCTGATCATAATTATGATATGGGCAGTTTATATATTCAGGATCATAAATGGCTGGTTGTCGGCCCTCTTGTGAATGGCCCTCAATTGTGGGGCGGTGGAGGTGAGGTAGCTTTCTACGAATCAACAGACCAGGGTAAAAACTGGGTAAAAACCCGCCAACTTACTTCCAATAGTCAACTAAATCATAATTATATACGACGCCCGCAAAATGTCAGGGATCCTTTTTTCTTTTTCTGGGCTGATGGCAATCCGGACAAGTTTAGTATTTCACATCTTTACTTTGGTGATTCTTCAGGAAATGTATATCAACTTCCATATAACATGAAAGGGAAAACAGCAAAACCAGTTCATGTGGTTAGCAAAAATTAA